The proteins below are encoded in one region of Geothermobacter hydrogeniphilus:
- a CDS encoding VWA domain-containing protein → MNLLWSNPLWLLLLPLALLPFRTGRRALTVSSLRVFQARRPGWKLRLARLQPYLSALLLTLLLILLAGPVLRRTTTSINREGIEMMLVLDISASMTAADIPPDRMTVAREAAADFIAGRRNDRVGVILFAGTPFLLAPATGNRQQIAQRLRAVQAEQRGTGTAIGDALAAAADRLKDSRARSRAIILLTDGRSNRGRLAPAIAGKTAAALGIRIYTIGFGTEQGAPLHFTARGPLPPGHPGRARLATLDEPLLQAIAQQTGGKFFRATDADTLKQVYRQIDKLEKSPLEEQTINHDRPLAPLIRPWLVALLLLELLLFRGWLRRLP, encoded by the coding sequence ATGAACCTGCTCTGGTCCAACCCGTTATGGCTGCTGTTGCTGCCGCTGGCGCTGCTGCCCTTTCGAACCGGCCGCCGGGCACTGACCGTCTCCAGCCTGCGGGTCTTCCAGGCGCGCCGACCCGGCTGGAAACTGCGCCTCGCCCGGCTGCAGCCGTACCTGTCCGCGCTGCTGCTGACCCTGCTGCTGATTCTGCTGGCCGGACCGGTGCTGCGCCGAACGACCACCAGCATCAACCGGGAAGGGATCGAGATGATGCTGGTCCTCGACATTTCGGCCAGCATGACAGCCGCCGACATCCCCCCGGACCGGATGACGGTTGCCCGTGAAGCGGCCGCCGATTTCATCGCCGGACGGCGCAACGACCGGGTCGGCGTCATTCTCTTCGCCGGCACCCCGTTTCTCCTTGCCCCGGCCACCGGCAACCGGCAACAGATCGCGCAACGACTGCGCGCGGTTCAGGCCGAGCAACGGGGCACCGGAACCGCGATCGGCGACGCGCTGGCGGCGGCCGCTGACCGGCTCAAGGATTCCCGCGCCCGCAGCCGCGCCATCATCCTGCTTACCGACGGCCGGTCGAACCGGGGCCGCCTCGCGCCGGCAATTGCCGGCAAGACGGCGGCCGCGCTCGGCATCCGCATCTACACCATCGGCTTCGGAACCGAACAGGGGGCGCCGCTGCATTTCACCGCGCGCGGCCCGCTGCCGCCGGGACACCCCGGCCGGGCCCGGCTGGCCACCCTCGACGAACCCCTGCTACAGGCGATCGCTCAACAGACCGGCGGAAAATTCTTCCGGGCGACCGACGCCGACACGCTGAAACAGGTTTACCGACAGATCGACAAACTGGAAAAAAGTCCCCTGGAGGAACAGACGATCAACCACGACCGTCCCCTCGCACCGCTGATCCGCCCCTGGCTGGTGGCGCTGCTGTTGCTGGAACTGCTGCTGTTCCGCGGCTGGCTGCGGAGGCTGCCATGA
- a CDS encoding BTAD domain-containing putative transcriptional regulator has product MVYVSAPAGAGKTTLVASYLDDRSLPCIWYRVDRGDDDIATFFHYMGIAVKKAAPGKRKALPLLGPEYRHDILTFTRRYFEALFARVTPPFVLVLDNYHEVPEHSPFHDVIKNGIEMIPAGVSVLLISRSKPPPALARARANGLMEVLGRADVRLTDEEARGIIALRAGNTLSETEVRRICGMTGGWAAGLVLLLERRGAETPGAGPEGRLSPAGVFDYFAEEIFDATDVRTRNFLIKVAFLAEMTPRTAGQLTGNDDAGKILARLHAGNYFIERLQRPEPVFRCHPLFREFLLGRAREEYTAAEIAAIRRHSASLLEQTGNIEEAAALYIEGGEWISLAALAAGQARSMVAQGRGRTLGKWISALPDHIVAETPWLLYWNGVCRMADAPAAGRPFFERAYRLFRKREDRDGALMSWAGVVETYLHELGDLRPLDRWISILEEMLGGGFSFPSAEVEAFVTPRMFGALAVRKPWHPRFGAWREKALACLDTCPDVPLKILAGFYLHTSSIWQGDYPRAEDIYRRLRHVAGDGGASPLAGITLRMAGTWSWLSASFDASFRSMSEGLDMATHTGVRIWDYLLMVQGVAASLSSGDTDRAGDLLAGMGGVEDNGRLLDRFYYHYETSWYFYLKGDLPHALTHQKRAMEFAKQTGLHYATAQGNIAMSHLLHERGDHDAARKRLDAALRTARRMQSASIEFVGLLTRARFAFDHHREGPARAALRRAMRIGREKGYVNFSWWNPAFVSGLCAKALELDIETGYARYLVLARRLEPGEPPVDVAAWPWPVRVRTFGRFIIERDGEPLRFAGKTPKRPLDLVRALVALGGEEVEEGRLCDILWPDADGDAAHKSLEVTITRLRNLLGRRDAVLCRAGRLTLNRRCCHVDRTAFEDLLARTAAAGEGNVDDQTLRLLRQALELYDGSFLAGGDNQWIISPRERLRDKFIRATLTLCRLLEERGRWREALARYLKGLEEDDLIEEFHRGLISCYDALGHRGRALAAYHRCVETLASRGLAPSPDTERLHATVLKTHPEG; this is encoded by the coding sequence GTGGTTTATGTGTCGGCCCCGGCCGGGGCCGGCAAGACGACACTGGTCGCATCCTACCTTGACGACCGCTCTCTTCCCTGCATCTGGTACCGCGTAGACCGGGGTGACGACGACATCGCCACTTTCTTCCATTACATGGGCATCGCCGTGAAAAAGGCGGCCCCCGGAAAGAGAAAAGCCCTGCCGCTGTTGGGTCCGGAATACCGTCACGACATCCTCACCTTCACCCGCCGCTACTTCGAGGCCCTTTTCGCCCGCGTAACACCGCCGTTCGTCCTGGTCCTGGACAACTATCACGAGGTTCCGGAACACTCCCCCTTTCATGACGTCATAAAGAACGGGATCGAAATGATCCCGGCCGGCGTCAGCGTCCTCCTGATCAGCAGGAGCAAACCACCACCGGCCCTGGCCCGTGCGAGAGCCAACGGGTTGATGGAAGTACTGGGCCGCGCCGACGTCAGGCTGACAGACGAAGAGGCCCGGGGGATCATCGCTCTTCGGGCCGGAAACACACTTTCCGAAACAGAGGTCCGGCGCATCTGCGGGATGACCGGAGGCTGGGCCGCCGGGCTGGTCCTGCTGCTCGAAAGGCGCGGGGCAGAGACGCCCGGGGCCGGCCCGGAGGGCCGTCTTTCCCCGGCAGGGGTTTTCGACTATTTCGCTGAGGAAATATTCGACGCGACGGATGTGCGAACCCGGAATTTCCTTATTAAAGTGGCGTTCCTGGCAGAAATGACCCCCCGGACGGCGGGACAGTTGACCGGCAACGACGACGCCGGGAAAATACTCGCCAGGCTTCACGCGGGAAATTATTTTATTGAACGGCTGCAGCGACCGGAGCCCGTCTTCCGCTGCCATCCCCTTTTCAGGGAATTCCTGCTGGGCCGGGCCCGGGAAGAATACACGGCGGCCGAAATCGCCGCAATCCGCAGGCACTCGGCCTCGCTGCTCGAGCAAACCGGGAATATCGAGGAGGCGGCAGCCCTGTACATTGAGGGCGGGGAATGGATATCCCTTGCCGCGCTCGCGGCGGGCCAGGCCCGGTCGATGGTCGCCCAGGGACGCGGCAGAACTCTCGGAAAATGGATATCCGCTCTGCCGGACCATATCGTCGCCGAAACGCCATGGCTCCTCTACTGGAACGGCGTATGCCGCATGGCGGATGCCCCCGCGGCCGGCCGACCATTCTTCGAACGCGCATACCGGCTCTTCAGGAAAAGGGAAGACAGGGACGGCGCCCTGATGTCATGGGCCGGAGTGGTCGAGACCTACCTGCACGAGTTGGGCGATCTCAGGCCGCTGGATCGCTGGATCTCCATCCTGGAGGAAATGCTCGGCGGCGGGTTCTCCTTTCCCTCGGCCGAGGTAGAAGCCTTTGTGACCCCAAGGATGTTCGGGGCGCTCGCGGTCAGAAAACCATGGCATCCGCGGTTCGGGGCCTGGCGGGAAAAAGCCCTGGCATGCCTCGACACCTGCCCCGATGTCCCCCTCAAGATACTGGCCGGGTTCTATCTCCATACCTCATCCATCTGGCAGGGCGATTACCCCCGGGCGGAGGATATCTACCGGAGGCTGCGGCACGTGGCCGGGGACGGGGGCGCATCCCCCCTGGCCGGGATCACGCTCAGAATGGCGGGGACATGGTCATGGCTGTCGGCTTCCTTTGACGCGTCCTTCCGCTCGATGTCGGAAGGGCTTGACATGGCCACGCACACGGGTGTCCGCATCTGGGACTATCTGCTGATGGTGCAGGGCGTGGCCGCCTCGCTCTCTTCGGGGGACACAGACAGGGCCGGCGACCTGCTCGCCGGGATGGGCGGCGTGGAAGACAACGGCCGCCTCCTGGACAGGTTCTACTACCACTACGAGACCTCATGGTATTTTTACTTAAAAGGTGACCTGCCCCACGCCCTGACGCACCAGAAAAGGGCGATGGAGTTCGCGAAACAGACCGGGCTGCACTACGCGACGGCGCAAGGGAATATCGCCATGTCTCACCTGCTGCACGAAAGGGGCGATCATGACGCCGCGCGGAAACGCCTCGACGCCGCCCTGCGGACCGCCCGGCGCATGCAGAGCGCTTCCATCGAGTTCGTGGGCCTGCTTACGAGGGCGCGCTTCGCCTTTGACCACCATCGGGAAGGTCCCGCGCGTGCGGCCCTCCGCCGGGCCATGCGCATCGGACGGGAAAAGGGTTACGTCAACTTCTCGTGGTGGAATCCCGCCTTTGTCTCCGGCCTTTGCGCGAAAGCGCTGGAACTCGATATTGAGACCGGATACGCGCGATATCTCGTTCTTGCCCGCAGGCTCGAACCCGGGGAACCGCCCGTGGATGTCGCGGCGTGGCCGTGGCCGGTGAGGGTCCGCACCTTCGGACGTTTCATTATAGAACGCGACGGCGAACCCCTTCGATTCGCGGGGAAGACCCCGAAGCGACCGCTGGATCTCGTCCGGGCCCTTGTGGCGCTCGGCGGTGAGGAAGTGGAAGAGGGCCGACTCTGCGACATCCTCTGGCCCGACGCCGACGGCGACGCGGCTCACAAAAGTCTCGAGGTCACGATAACGCGCCTGAGAAACCTTCTCGGCCGGCGGGACGCCGTCCTCTGCCGGGCCGGCCGCCTGACGCTCAACAGGCGCTGCTGTCATGTCGACCGGACCGCCTTTGAAGACCTCCTCGCAAGGACGGCCGCCGCAGGGGAAGGGAACGTGGACGATCAAACATTGCGGCTGCTCAGGCAGGCGCTCGAACTGTATGACGGGTCATTCCTGGCCGGCGGGGACAACCAGTGGATCATTTCTCCACGCGAGCGGTTGCGTGACAAGTTCATCCGCGCCACCCTGACGTTGTGCCGACTGCTCGAAGAAAGGGGGCGATGGCGGGAGGCCCTGGCCCGCTACCTGAAGGGACTGGAGGAGGACGACCTCATCGAGGAGTTCCACCGGGGTCTTATTTCCTGTTACGACGCGCTCGGACACCGGGGTCGGGCCCTGGCCGCCTACCACCGATGTGTCGAAACCCTTGCCTCCCGCGGCCTCGCCCCCTCTCCCGACACGGAGAGACTCCACGCCACCGTTCTGAAAACTCATCCGGAAGGTTGA
- a CDS encoding BatD family protein, whose translation MMKKLPFIITALLLIATASRAEPGARLLVSNPEPYLGEAFVLSVAVHRDRLSGIINVNWPAVAGLAVEAQLPGTVHRRTGPRSDEVVENLRRLVRPLRSGPLLLTAATAGGRSLRMQPAPLQIHVRPLPQLGKPARFSGMVGQLDYRLVDEVGRGRRQVVLELNGDADLTRAQSPLSARPGDLLTLLDEQLQRRGNIFVRRLRYLYSPADGGRGELRVGLNWFDPRTGRYHQTGVDGQQPSRRLLPATIALLMLLATAFLYRQTRRTRHLRAWLDEEHPCEPRRQRLAQLAAAGGSEELLTQLERYWQLRDRRFAAGGQADDVSVPPELRRALLRTGLTTKRGHFRN comes from the coding sequence GTGATGAAAAAACTCCCCTTCATCATCACGGCCCTGCTGCTGATCGCAACCGCAAGCCGGGCCGAGCCCGGCGCGAGGCTGCTGGTCTCGAATCCCGAGCCCTACCTCGGGGAAGCGTTCGTCCTGAGCGTGGCAGTCCACCGCGACCGGCTCAGCGGCATAATCAATGTCAACTGGCCTGCAGTGGCAGGACTGGCTGTTGAAGCGCAGCTCCCGGGGACGGTCCACCGCCGGACCGGGCCCCGCTCGGACGAGGTCGTCGAAAACCTGCGACGGCTGGTCAGGCCCCTGCGTTCCGGCCCCCTGCTGCTGACGGCGGCAACAGCCGGGGGAAGATCCCTCCGCATGCAGCCCGCCCCCCTGCAGATCCATGTCCGCCCCCTGCCGCAGCTGGGAAAACCGGCCCGTTTCAGCGGCATGGTCGGTCAACTGGACTACCGGCTGGTGGACGAGGTCGGCCGGGGACGGCGGCAGGTGGTGCTGGAATTAAACGGTGACGCCGACCTCACCCGGGCGCAATCACCGTTGTCGGCCCGCCCCGGAGACCTCCTGACGCTGCTCGACGAACAGCTGCAACGCCGGGGGAACATCTTCGTCCGCCGACTGCGTTACCTGTACTCTCCGGCCGACGGCGGCCGGGGGGAACTGCGAGTCGGGTTGAACTGGTTCGACCCGCGAACCGGCCGCTATCATCAGACCGGCGTCGACGGGCAGCAACCGTCCCGACGGCTGCTGCCCGCGACAATCGCGCTGCTGATGCTTCTCGCCACAGCCTTCCTTTACCGTCAAACCAGACGGACCAGACATCTGCGTGCCTGGCTCGACGAAGAGCATCCGTGTGAACCACGCCGCCAGCGACTCGCGCAACTGGCCGCCGCCGGCGGTTCCGAAGAGCTGCTGACTCAGTTGGAGAGATACTGGCAACTGCGTGACCGGCGTTTTGCCGCCGGCGGGCAGGCGGATGATGTTTCAGTTCCCCCCGAACTCCGCCGCGCTCTGCTGAGGACCGGCCTCACAACAAAACGAGGGCATTTCCGTAACTGA
- the crcB gene encoding fluoride efflux transporter CrcB yields the protein MQILYIGLFGAFGCVSRYLVSGWVYALAGRSLPWGTLAVNVVGSLLLGFLMESGLRSTLLPAQVRMGITTGFMGGFTTFSTFSYETVRLMEEGSTLQAGANVVLNMTVCVVFAGLGIYLARQL from the coding sequence ATGCAAATCCTCTATATCGGTTTGTTCGGCGCTTTCGGCTGCGTCTCCCGTTACCTGGTGTCCGGCTGGGTCTATGCCCTGGCGGGTCGTTCTCTGCCCTGGGGAACCCTGGCGGTCAATGTTGTCGGATCGCTGCTGCTCGGTTTCCTGATGGAGTCCGGCCTGCGCAGCACCCTGCTGCCGGCGCAGGTGCGGATGGGCATCACCACCGGTTTCATGGGCGGCTTCACCACCTTTTCGACCTTTTCCTATGAAACGGTGCGATTGATGGAGGAGGGAAGCACCCTGCAGGCCGGGGCTAATGTTGTTCTCAATATGACGGTCTGCGTGGTCTTTGCCGGTCTGGGCATCTATCTCGCCCGCCAGCTCTAG
- a CDS encoding VWA domain-containing protein: MTWLLLPVSLALLLGWREWTFCRGRQAAFIRRTSWSRLCYDLFSLAALGLLMQPLPNEGRAAPRTQPALAVAVAIDVSPSMGLRDKGLSRLDLARQEVNALLDGLPGAQIALIPFAGEAVTQVPLTDDHQALRFFLRALQPGQVAAPGSAPEEALELAHRQLEGVRGEKAILLFSDGERTVATPAPRVANDIPVYAILPGDRQPRPVPGRTLAGQPAVSPPDPARLKRLAEQTGGRLLPDEGTTPAISSLLKRWRPPASPRPLDNISLLLPALLLLFLRQIDLPRKTSGALVLAVLLVLGGCDRDTGSDAGRTLFERGLKQSDRVAAARLFDRSAALLTGGERAAALHNACSSLVAAHRYRDALRRCETALLADPGADDSAADLSFAIRQLARQPAGDGNDGRQKRPEPSGNNRKLSAAEAREMLRGTVIKPFSETETAPETLTIHDSILEKDW, translated from the coding sequence ATGACCTGGCTGCTGTTGCCGGTCTCCCTGGCGCTGCTGCTCGGCTGGCGTGAATGGACCTTCTGTCGCGGCCGGCAGGCGGCCTTCATCCGCCGCACAAGCTGGTCACGCCTGTGTTACGACCTTTTCAGCCTGGCCGCCCTCGGACTGCTGATGCAGCCACTGCCGAACGAAGGACGCGCCGCACCCCGCACACAGCCGGCGCTTGCGGTGGCTGTGGCGATCGATGTTTCACCCAGCATGGGGCTGCGCGACAAAGGGCTGAGTCGCCTTGACCTGGCACGCCAGGAAGTCAACGCTCTGCTGGACGGCCTTCCCGGCGCGCAGATAGCTCTCATCCCCTTCGCCGGCGAAGCTGTCACCCAGGTCCCCCTGACCGACGATCACCAGGCCCTGCGTTTTTTCCTCCGCGCCCTGCAGCCGGGCCAGGTCGCTGCCCCCGGGTCAGCCCCGGAGGAAGCCCTGGAACTCGCCCATCGCCAACTGGAAGGCGTCAGGGGCGAGAAGGCAATCCTGCTCTTCAGCGATGGCGAGCGGACCGTGGCCACCCCCGCCCCGCGAGTCGCGAACGATATACCCGTTTACGCGATCCTTCCCGGGGATCGTCAGCCGCGCCCGGTCCCGGGACGGACCCTGGCGGGGCAACCGGCGGTCTCGCCCCCCGATCCGGCAAGACTGAAACGTCTGGCGGAACAAACCGGCGGTCGGCTGCTGCCCGACGAGGGCACGACACCGGCAATCTCCAGCCTGCTCAAGCGCTGGCGTCCGCCGGCATCGCCGCGTCCTCTCGACAATATCTCATTGCTGTTGCCGGCCCTGCTGCTGTTGTTCCTGCGGCAGATCGACCTACCCCGAAAAACCAGCGGGGCGCTGGTCCTGGCCGTCCTGCTGGTCCTCGGCGGCTGCGACCGGGATACCGGCAGTGACGCAGGCCGGACGCTGTTCGAGAGGGGGCTGAAGCAGTCGGACCGGGTCGCGGCGGCGCGGCTCTTCGACCGCTCGGCGGCACTGCTTACCGGCGGGGAACGAGCCGCGGCACTGCACAACGCCTGCAGCAGCCTGGTTGCCGCCCACCGCTATCGGGACGCACTCCGCCGCTGTGAAACAGCCCTGCTTGCCGACCCCGGAGCGGACGACAGTGCCGCTGATCTCTCTTTCGCCATCCGGCAGCTGGCCCGGCAACCGGCAGGTGACGGGAATGACGGACGACAAAAGCGCCCGGAGCCATCGGGGAACAACCGGAAACTGTCGGCCGCGGAAGCCCGGGAGATGCTCAGGGGCACAGTCATCAAACCCTTCTCTGAAACCGAGACGGCGCCGGAAACGCTCACCATCCATGACAGTATCCTGGAGAAGGACTGGTGA
- a CDS encoding TerB family tellurite resistance protein gives MFHKLLSLLSAGAGTAAAEHRDRIQVAVAVLLLEMAHADRNFQPLEVHLVEQLLQDRFGLSVEAADELIAAAEEVRAESFDLQQFTSLINRHFSIEEKLKVMEGLWRLVYADGELDKYEDALARQLAGLLRLSPRQAIDLKIKVLDEIAPDRHSS, from the coding sequence ATGTTTCACAAACTCCTCAGTCTTCTTTCCGCCGGGGCGGGAACCGCGGCCGCCGAGCATCGTGATCGTATCCAGGTCGCGGTGGCGGTGTTGTTGCTGGAGATGGCTCACGCCGATCGAAATTTTCAGCCCCTCGAAGTCCACCTGGTCGAACAATTGCTGCAGGACAGATTCGGTCTCTCCGTCGAAGCCGCCGATGAACTGATCGCCGCGGCCGAAGAGGTGCGTGCTGAAAGTTTCGACCTGCAGCAGTTCACCAGTCTGATCAACCGGCACTTCAGCATCGAGGAAAAGCTCAAGGTGATGGAGGGCCTCTGGCGGCTGGTCTATGCCGACGGCGAGCTGGACAAGTACGAGGATGCCCTGGCGAGACAGCTGGCCGGGCTGCTGCGGCTCTCTCCCCGCCAGGCTATCGACCTGAAGATCAAGGTCCTCGATGAGATCGCCCCGGACCGCCACTCCTCCTGA
- a CDS encoding DUF190 domain-containing protein produces MTRLDGELTLMRIFFGESDRWEKKPLYDALLALFRERGLAGATVIKCAAGYGGGSVLHTDKLLRFSSDLPVIVEVVDKQEKIDLLLPELDRMITGGMITLEKARVIRYF; encoded by the coding sequence ATGACGCGACTCGATGGTGAACTGACCCTGATGCGGATTTTTTTCGGCGAATCGGATCGCTGGGAAAAAAAGCCGTTGTACGATGCCCTGCTGGCCCTGTTTCGGGAACGGGGCCTCGCGGGGGCGACGGTCATCAAGTGCGCCGCCGGTTACGGCGGCGGCAGCGTGCTGCACACCGACAAGCTGCTGCGTTTTTCATCCGACCTGCCGGTGATTGTTGAAGTGGTCGACAAGCAGGAAAAAATTGATCTGCTGCTGCCGGAACTCGACCGCATGATCACCGGCGGCATGATCACCCTGGAAAAAGCCCGGGTGATCCGTTACTTCTGA
- a CDS encoding DUF58 domain-containing protein: protein MTLSRSRQIRQLELTSRRQLAGLLGGGERSRFRGQGLEFAELRPYQPGDDPRLIDWNHTARQGQPHIRCYQEERSRQVLLLTDLSRSITPVKFALLQEAVALLAFAAVAQRDRVGLVGFAEETELVLPPGNSTTQVHRLLGRLDDHPRTATGTRLAPPLDKALRLLRRPGLILLLSDFHAALPTALLQRVASRHDLIAVLLRDPEEARLPAAPLLLRDAETGAATLCDGSTSHLLWQREDQQLSTTLRGCGIELLKLAGGHPVLPPLRRFFLRRRRRS from the coding sequence ATGACCCTTTCGCGAAGCAGACAGATCCGGCAACTGGAGCTGACCTCCCGACGGCAGCTGGCCGGTTTGCTGGGCGGTGGAGAACGCTCCCGCTTTCGCGGCCAGGGACTCGAATTCGCCGAGTTGCGCCCCTACCAGCCGGGAGACGACCCGCGCCTGATCGACTGGAACCACACCGCCCGCCAGGGCCAGCCGCACATCCGCTGCTACCAGGAGGAACGCAGTCGCCAGGTGCTGCTGCTGACCGACCTGTCGCGCTCGATCACCCCGGTCAAGTTCGCGCTGCTGCAGGAGGCCGTCGCGCTGCTCGCCTTTGCCGCCGTTGCCCAGCGTGACCGGGTCGGCCTGGTCGGATTCGCCGAAGAAACCGAACTGGTGCTGCCGCCGGGCAACAGCACAACCCAGGTCCACCGTCTGCTGGGACGACTGGATGATCATCCGCGAACCGCGACCGGCACCCGTCTGGCTCCGCCCCTCGACAAGGCGTTGCGTCTGCTGCGCCGACCGGGACTGATCCTGCTGCTGTCCGATTTCCACGCCGCGCTGCCGACAGCCCTGCTGCAGCGTGTCGCCTCCCGCCATGACCTGATCGCGGTGCTGCTGCGCGACCCGGAAGAAGCGCGGCTGCCGGCAGCGCCGCTGCTGCTGCGCGATGCCGAAACCGGTGCCGCAACCCTCTGCGACGGCAGCACCAGCCACCTGCTCTGGCAGCGGGAGGATCAACAGCTGTCCACCACCCTGCGCGGTTGTGGAATCGAGCTGCTGAAACTGGCAGGCGGACACCCCGTTCTGCCGCCCTTGCGCCGTTTCTTCCTGCGACGCCGGAGACGGTCATGA
- a CDS encoding AAA family ATPase — MPESAHSRLTRDDARVRKTGAFIPELLAAAEEIVHGQQSLIEGMLVGLLCGGHVLIEGVPGLAKTLAAKTLARLLDLDFQRIQFTPDLLPADLTGTPIYHPPSGEFRTRKGPVFTQVLLADEINRAPAKVQSALLEAMEEGQVTLGETSHRLPDPFFVLATQNPLEQEGTYPLPEAQLDRFFLKLHVDYPSREAEQRMVIAHSSGSAPTPRLRIGREQLAAAREQVREIHLAPELLDHLLDLTAASREPQRFGADQLAPLIAHGISPRGSIALARAAKALAFIRGRSYVVPDDLYSIAHPVLRHRLLLSYEAEADGHTPDQIIDQLLKTLPTP; from the coding sequence GTGCCTGAGTCCGCCCACAGCCGCCTGACCCGGGATGATGCCCGCGTCCGGAAAACCGGTGCCTTCATCCCGGAACTGCTGGCCGCCGCCGAAGAGATCGTCCACGGTCAGCAGTCCCTGATCGAAGGCATGCTGGTCGGCCTGCTGTGCGGCGGCCACGTACTCATCGAGGGCGTACCGGGCCTGGCCAAAACCCTGGCCGCAAAAACCCTGGCCAGACTGCTCGACCTCGACTTCCAGCGTATCCAGTTCACTCCCGACCTGCTGCCGGCAGATCTGACCGGCACCCCCATCTATCATCCTCCGAGCGGAGAGTTCCGCACCCGCAAAGGGCCGGTCTTCACCCAGGTGCTGCTGGCTGATGAAATCAACCGCGCCCCGGCCAAGGTACAGTCGGCGCTGCTCGAAGCCATGGAGGAGGGCCAGGTGACCCTCGGCGAAACCAGCCACCGGCTGCCCGACCCCTTTTTCGTCCTGGCCACCCAGAATCCGCTGGAGCAGGAGGGAACCTACCCCCTGCCGGAAGCCCAGCTCGACCGTTTTTTTCTCAAACTGCATGTTGACTATCCGTCCCGCGAGGCGGAACAGCGGATGGTGATCGCCCACAGCTCCGGCAGCGCCCCGACCCCGCGGTTGCGCATCGGCAGGGAGCAGCTGGCCGCGGCCCGCGAACAGGTGCGGGAGATCCACCTGGCGCCGGAGCTGCTTGACCATCTGCTCGACCTGACCGCCGCGAGCCGTGAGCCGCAACGCTTCGGCGCCGACCAGCTCGCCCCTCTGATCGCCCACGGCATCTCCCCGCGCGGCAGCATCGCCCTAGCACGGGCCGCCAAGGCGCTGGCCTTCATCCGCGGCCGCAGCTACGTGGTCCCCGACGACCTGTACAGCATCGCTCATCCGGTACTGCGTCACCGGCTGCTGCTCAGCTACGAAGCGGAAGCGGACGGACACACCCCCGATCAGATCATCGACCAGTTGCTGAAAACCCTTCCGACACCCTGA
- the rpoH gene encoding RNA polymerase sigma factor RpoH — MSDLALAVVSDNFEHYMAQVNRFELLTPEQEIDLARRYRDQGDLTAAERLVTGNLRFVVKIAYEYRNYGCKLLDLVQEGNIGLMLAVKKFDPDRGIRLISYAVWWIRAYIQNFIIKSWSLVKIGTTQAQKKLFFKLNQTREALKRLTGGSNSEEIAAELDVRTTEVEEMEQRMHARDASLDLKLVDGDDYSLMDSLADERANQEELLAERQEDEQRRKQVGEALSRLKPRERDIVAARLLDDPPLTLQELADRYGISRERVRQIEQNALKKMKEALQCLSPPTAA; from the coding sequence ATGAGCGACCTCGCGCTAGCTGTTGTCAGCGACAATTTCGAACACTACATGGCCCAGGTGAATCGTTTCGAACTGCTGACTCCAGAGCAGGAAATCGATCTCGCCCGCCGCTACCGCGACCAGGGCGACCTGACCGCCGCCGAGCGCCTGGTCACCGGCAACCTGCGCTTCGTGGTCAAGATCGCCTACGAATACCGCAACTACGGCTGCAAGTTGCTCGACCTGGTCCAGGAAGGAAACATCGGCCTGATGCTGGCGGTCAAGAAATTCGATCCGGATCGCGGCATCCGCCTGATCTCCTACGCGGTCTGGTGGATCCGGGCCTATATCCAGAACTTCATCATCAAAAGCTGGTCGCTGGTCAAGATCGGCACCACCCAGGCACAGAAGAAGCTTTTCTTCAAACTCAACCAGACGCGCGAGGCCCTGAAACGCCTTACCGGCGGCAGCAACAGTGAAGAGATCGCCGCCGAACTCGATGTCCGCACCACCGAAGTCGAGGAAATGGAACAGCGGATGCACGCCCGGGATGCCTCCCTGGACCTGAAACTGGTCGACGGGGATGACTACAGCCTGATGGATTCACTGGCGGATGAACGCGCCAACCAGGAAGAACTGCTGGCAGAGCGACAGGAAGACGAGCAGCGTCGCAAACAGGTCGGCGAGGCATTGTCTCGCCTGAAGCCCCGGGAACGTGATATTGTTGCGGCACGCCTGCTGGACGATCCGCCCCTGACCCTGCAGGAGCTGGCCGACCGCTACGGCATCAGCCGCGAGCGTGTCCGTCAGATCGAGCAGAATGCCCTGAAAAAAATGAAGGAGGCACTTCAGTGCCTGAGTCCGCCCACAGCCGCCTGA